ACAGGGCCGCGTCCAGCGCGAGGGCGATGTGATCCACCTCATTTGCGCGAAGCTGTTCGATCTGACGCCCTTGCTGTCCGGTCTCAGCGAAATGGGGGATGCCTTTCCGAAGCCCGGTGGGCGCGACGATGGCGCCCGATTTGGCGCAACGGATGACCCACGCGATCGGCCACCGCCCATGGCTGGCTCACGCGGAGCGGATCGCCATGAAGGCACGCTCAGATTGAAGTCTCGAAACTTTCATTGAAGCGCAGCTCGCCCACGGGATCTGCTTATTAGCGACCATGCGTCGATCATGGTCGGCTCGCGGGTCCGATCTGCGTTCCTGATACGCGCGATTCGGCAACGATGCGGAAGGGCGCCGTCCAGTAGGAGAGGCGCTTCCGCAAGAAGCTACAGAAACCACGCAAAACCAAGGAGAATCGGGGGGAGTTGAGCGCCAGGTGCTTCCGTGGCCAGCCGACGCTTCGAATGACCACGATTGCCGATGGCCGATAAGACACTGATATTTGAGGGAAAATTGGCGCACCCGACAGGATGAAAATGAGAACTGGCTGATCATCGTGTGACTTTTGAAAATCATCGACAACGACAGATTTGCACCATCTTGGCCATGAGGGGCAGCCTCACGGCCCCTGAAACCGCTGCTCGCAAAGGTTTCCTTCCTACTCAGTTACGACGTAGACTAAACAAGTTGCACTAGCGGAATGCACTTCTCCCTCGCTACAAACTTGGTGTGACGCTCTTCTGATGGCTGCATGTAGAGGATGTGAAGCGGCAAGCTTTCCCCCGCACAATCGATTTCCTTCTTAAGCTGCGCCAGCAGATCGCCGCCCGGACCGACAATGAGGATATCAATGTCTTGCCCAACACCGTGCAGGGTCGATCCGAACATGTATGCGTCGAAATGCTCCAGCAAGGCGCACTTGCCCAAGAGGTAAGCCGCGATTTCGCTGGCCGTCATCAGGCCTTGCTCAGGCGATCCTTCAACTCGTCCCATTTCATCACCTCGCATCCTAACTCACGCCCAGCTGCGGCGGCTGCGGGCTGCGGCGTGCCGTTAGGATTGATGTTCCACACAATGTCGACAGGGCCAAACCGCGCCCAGAGACTGCGGACCTCGTCGGCCGTCGGCTCATACTCTGCAATCATGCCGATCCGAAAGGTTGCCCCGCTGTGAAGTGTGACGCGGTGGATGCGATCGAACTCGCGATCGATTTTCGCGGTTCGACCATACTGTCGCAAAAGCCTGTCCGAGAATTTATAGACCTTGTGCGGTGCTGAGTTAGCATCGCCCTTTAGCGTGGCTGAAGCTAGCGTGCCGAAGTTCCCCCAGCCCACGTCGTTCTCTTCGAGATACTGGATGGCTCCTCCCTCCCAGACACATTGAGCACGATAGCCGCATAGAAAATCGAGCCCCGCGACGTGCTCCCGGTAGTGAGCCGCCGTCGCCTGATCAATCGTCTCGGCGGTTGTTATCGCGGCCAGCACTTCGGGCCGATCCGGGGTCATAATCTTGATAACGTCCCCGCCGACGTGCTCGGCGGTCGAGCGCCCCTCCCTTGCGAAAGAGGCAAGCGCATATCTGATCTGCCAGTTCACGCGAAAAGGCCTTCCATCGCTTCCGGGAACCGAATGGCGCGGCCGGAAACGCCGCAAACGTGGCGCTCCGACAAGCCCCGCACATGCTCCTGATATTCGGCGAAGGTGCGCCGCTCGTTTTCGGTGGCGAGCCGTAGATTGGCCTCGATGATTGCCAGAGCGCGGTAGTGATTGGGCAGGATCACGCTTCTCATCCGCTGATCCCAGGCTGCTGCGATGCCGGACTCGGGATCATATTCGAAGTCAGACCCATGCCCCGGCGCAAATCTCTCCCAAATGGCCCGGTTTTCAGCCAAAATGCCAGCGACTGCCGCTCGTGCCTGATCCCGATCGTCATAGGCCTTGATGCCTTGTTTGAGCGCCAGATTCGCAAAATGACGTTCCTTCCAATCGAGCAAAAGATGGCGTGGATAGGCTTCAGGGTTCTTGTCGATCTTCGTGTGGCAGGTTGGGCACAGTAAGATTAGATTCTCGAACGCATCGGCATCGAAGGCATCGGCGGGTCGGTCCTCATGTCGTGGCCCGGTATCACCATGCGGAATGACATGCGCCATTTCGGCGATGTGCTTGTCGCCACCCATTTCCGTCGGAAACAGGACGTCGAGACAATCCGGCTTCTGACAGTGTCCCGATGCGTCGGCAAAGAGGCGCAGTCGTGTTGCAGTTGGTATAGCTTTGCGATCTGCCATTCGATCCCCGCTCTTTACTGCCGAAGCCATAGGGCAATGTCTATCGCTCCCAACGTGTCTCGGTAGCAAGATACTCCCATATAACGGTTTTCACCGTTACGGCTTCAGACCAGTCTATAGAATAGCGGTAGCGACCGGGTTCAACTGTAATCCAGCCGCCGACCATGGCTTCCCGGTCGAGCAGTTGGACGGTCATGCGACTGCCGACTTCTGGCCAAACAGCAAATTCTGCGGCGGTACCAACAGTCTCGAATGCGTCGCGCTGTCCGGCACTCAGTTGCGCCAGCGGCACGAATGCGACGTGATCAGGTGCTTCCAGCAGCGGCTCGCCGATCTCGTGATAGGCGTGGCCCCGAGCGTTCTTGACAATCACGCGCCGTACTTTGTCGGGGTCGGGATAGAGGGTGAACGGCTGCAGGTTTTCGAACAGAAAAAGCTGTCCGTCCGGCCCTCTCTTGAGGGATCGGACTACGTGCCGGTTACTCCGTAGAATGGTTGCCGCTTCGGGATTCTTTGTCGGATCGGGATAGAGGCTGCCAGCCATGACCGCGTGAAGCACGCAGAGAAGGTAGTTCTCGTCGGGTGAGAAGCTGGAATTGCAGCCCCGACAAACCATAACCTGTGGCAGATAATCGATTTCGTTGCCCGCGCCGCTGTCATAGGCAGCGCCCCTTTCTCGAAGCGTCTTCGTCAGGAGCGACTTAGTCGGAACATGGTCGCGATTGCTCGCGACGTCGGCAATCACAGTACCACAGTGGATGCACCAGACCTTCAGCCGATCATCAGAGAAATCCTCAATTTCTCGCACCCACCATATCCTTCGCGACTGTCGCCATTAGTTGTCATCGTAACGTTTGACCGTGACAGATCGACCCTGAAACAGGCTGCAACGCGCTCTCAGCTTCGCCAAGCTGGTGTATCATTCATTGACAGCCCGCCGCGTCAATTGAGCGAGAGAATTACAGTTTTGACGGTCCACACACTGCAATTGGTCTAGGCACACGTCGAACTTGACGTTAGAAATTGGCGATGCTGTATCCACGATCGGAACCGGAATATTTCCTGCCGCGAAGTAAGCGACGCCGGTCTCGACTGAGAGGAGTTGTAGCCTCAAGCCACTTTTGTAGATGTCCTCTCCGCCTTTCAACAAGCAAAGGGCGAGAAAAGATCGTCTGAGTTCGGCATCCGTAATCACTTCCAGAATACGATCCATCAACTCTGAAACGGTTGTGCCGCCATGCGCCTGTATCGCCTGAACGGACGCCACATAAACTGGGAGTTCCCCATGAGGACGCAACTGATCGAGTGCGAACCTATGCACCCGCGACGGCTTAAGCGTCGTTTTGACTTCCAGAGCGAAGTCATCGCACACGAAATCATATTTCGCATTTCGATCCAGACACCAGCGCTCGGCTGCCGCCGCAGGCGCAGCAGCTCGTGAAATAATCAGCAACTCGCCCCATAGTCCAAGAAGGTCTTTTGCTGAGTGTTCGAGTTGGCTGAACAGGTTCGCCAGTTCGAGAATGCGCTCACTGATTTCACGGTTCGTAAGCGGGGTCAGTGCGTCGCCGCAGAAGGTTTCCTCCAGCAGCCGAAGAAAAACCCGAACGAGGTCGGGATCATTTTCCTCCAATCGGACAATGCTAAACGTCCCGTTCGCATGACCACCACCGTCAACGCCAATCTCACATTCACGCGCAAATTGCACGCCGATGAACCGCAATGCGATATCGTTTCGCGTATCGGACGGCAGGCAAGAAAATAACAATGACGGGAATGATCGCTCATCGACCGCGAGCCAGACACCTGACTTCCTCTGCAATTCTTCGCCATAGAGGCTGGCACAGCCTGACGGAAATTTTCGGATGAGTGCGGTGTAGGTCTCGAACAGCATCGACTACCGCTCGATCCAAACCCGCTCGATCAGCTTATCAGGGAAATGCACAGCGAACACCGGTACATCGCGCAGCGTCCGCTTCCCGTCACTTGTTTGCAAATTGTAGCGGTGAAGCTGGAACGTCACGTCGCGCTGTGAAATAAGCGCCCGCGCACCGGGATAATTTGTGCGAGCGTTCGAACCCTGAAAGAGATTTTTGATTTTTGCAGGCTGCTCATCATTTAGCGAACGAATAGCATCGGCGCCTGACCACGGCCCCGAGAACGCATAAAAACTACAGGTTGTCTCGGGTTCTTCAGCAACCAGCCGATCCAGCATGAGCATCAACGAGGAATGCTCCATATTGTCGTCAGGCCATTTGTATCGCAGCCGCCCGAAGTAAGGCAGGAAATCAGCCAAACGGATGGAATCGCTAAATGCAGGCACCGCCTGCTTTTCGTTCCAGCCCGGTTCGGCGTATTCGTAGAGATCAAGGTCGCGAAGGATCGCGTTCGCCGTTTCTCGATTTTCCGCTAAAATTTCACTGTCTTCGTGGGGGTGGGCTGGCGCAATCCAGCCGCCCTTACCCCTGGATTGATACATCTCCAACAGGACGACAGACGAGCGGGTTGGCTGGAGCTTCTGGTCGAGGAAATAGGTTCGTCGCCAATCCTTGAGCGTCTTGCCTTCTTCGAGGTGCCGCCTGATCGATGAGCGGATCGACTCCTCGTGTCTGACGTAATCGGTGAAGGCATCGATATTTTCGGTCGTGAGATAAATGCGGCACAACCCCAGATAACCGCGCTTGTATCCGAAAAATCGCGCACGTTGCTGGATATTATCTGCGTTACCCACACCCGTTGAGCGCGGCATGTAGCTCACTGTCAGGCCTTCCACGGTAAAGCCGCGATCAAGGCCAATGCCACCAATTAGAATCCAGCTATATTCACCTTTCCAATCAATGCTCGGGATGCGCGATTTTTCTCGAGTATTCAGCTCCTGAATTGCCGTGGATTCGATTGCCTCCAAGAGACATTCTGTGATCTCGTCGAACGTAAATTCGCAGGAATAGGTCTTCATTAGACCGAGTGTGCTTTCCTGAAATTCTTGCAGCAACTCCTCGCGGCGTGGATGCCCCGCATCATCGAGAATCGTGCGCCAGTCCTCTTTCGTCTGCTTGACCCACCGCATGAACATGAGGTGGTCACTTTTCGGAACAGCCGGATGGATCATCATGGAGCGGTTTTTGCCCTTCCGATCCTGCCCTTCGAGCAAACCAATCGCGACTCCGACAAAAAACTCCCGCATTGCCGAGAGTAAGCTTTTCGGAGGTTTTACCGGCGGATTGAGCGGATCAGGAACTTCGGAGGCGAGGATCGTCTCAATGTATTTTTCCTGTCCCGCAGGACTGAAGAAATCCTGCCCACCGACATATTGTTCGCCGGGGGTGAGCACCATGCCGAAATCCGGGGAAAGCGTGTCAATGCGGCTGATGAGCAACGGAGCCTGCGGCGTTGCCGTG
The sequence above is a segment of the Croceicoccus naphthovorans genome. Coding sequences within it:
- a CDS encoding nucleotidyltransferase domain-containing protein, with translation MTASEIAAYLLGKCALLEHFDAYMFGSTLHGVGQDIDILIVGPGGDLLAQLKKEIDCAGESLPLHILYMQPSEERHTKFVAREKCIPLVQLV
- a CDS encoding HNH endonuclease codes for the protein MADRKAIPTATRLRLFADASGHCQKPDCLDVLFPTEMGGDKHIAEMAHVIPHGDTGPRHEDRPADAFDADAFENLILLCPTCHTKIDKNPEAYPRHLLLDWKERHFANLALKQGIKAYDDRDQARAAVAGILAENRAIWERFAPGHGSDFEYDPESGIAAAWDQRMRSVILPNHYRALAIIEANLRLATENERRTFAEYQEHVRGLSERHVCGVSGRAIRFPEAMEGLFA
- a CDS encoding PD-(D/E)XK motif protein produces the protein MLFETYTALIRKFPSGCASLYGEELQRKSGVWLAVDERSFPSLLFSCLPSDTRNDIALRFIGVQFARECEIGVDGGGHANGTFSIVRLEENDPDLVRVFLRLLEETFCGDALTPLTNREISERILELANLFSQLEHSAKDLLGLWGELLIISRAAAPAAAAERWCLDRNAKYDFVCDDFALEVKTTLKPSRVHRFALDQLRPHGELPVYVASVQAIQAHGGTTVSELMDRILEVITDAELRRSFLALCLLKGGEDIYKSGLRLQLLSVETGVAYFAAGNIPVPIVDTASPISNVKFDVCLDQLQCVDRQNCNSLAQLTRRAVNE
- a CDS encoding Z1 domain-containing protein; the protein is MTSGTIKIAPPNQSEGWNPVQGEAFTSLLNANDALSQDEKELLRRETTKILSDCIDPAEQENTNTGLVIGYVQSGKTLSFTGLTALARDNKFRLVILLAGTTNNLVEQSYDRIRSDLEIDTNRQWKLFSTQQKGFQTGELERVQSELTKWQRGNPRARTVLIVCMKQHQHLDNLAKLMSKLDLKGVPTLIVDDEGDQAGINTKAKKNEQSTTYARILALRDRFPEHSYVLYTATPQAPLLISRIDTLSPDFGMVLTPGEQYVGGQDFFSPAGQEKYIETILASEVPDPLNPPVKPPKSLLSAMREFFVGVAIGLLEGQDRKGKNRSMMIHPAVPKSDHLMFMRWVKQTKEDWRTILDDAGHPRREELLQEFQESTLGLMKTYSCEFTFDEITECLLEAIESTAIQELNTREKSRIPSIDWKGEYSWILIGGIGLDRGFTVEGLTVSYMPRSTGVGNADNIQQRARFFGYKRGYLGLCRIYLTTENIDAFTDYVRHEESIRSSIRRHLEEGKTLKDWRRTYFLDQKLQPTRSSVVLLEMYQSRGKGGWIAPAHPHEDSEILAENRETANAILRDLDLYEYAEPGWNEKQAVPAFSDSIRLADFLPYFGRLRYKWPDDNMEHSSLMLMLDRLVAEEPETTCSFYAFSGPWSGADAIRSLNDEQPAKIKNLFQGSNARTNYPGARALISQRDVTFQLHRYNLQTSDGKRTLRDVPVFAVHFPDKLIERVWIER